One stretch of Rhizophagus irregularis chromosome 6, complete sequence DNA includes these proteins:
- a CDS encoding uncharacterized protein (SECRETED:cutsite_IYS-DE; SECRETED:prob_0.9109); SECRETED:SignalP(1-20), which translates to MNLQLILIFIFSILFVTIYSDELVPLKQSTPNPVVIKKGGDNKLHIDVSWEGLAIGEKDKVVTKLTCFSTAVTVKDSPQNHLYGDGKATYEVTVNEKGKLVHCRSGLLIIIGWKVWFSFQT; encoded by the exons ATGAATCTCCAACTCATCTTGATCTTCATCTTTTCTATCCTCTTCGTTACCATTTACTCTGACGAACTGGTTCCTCTCAAACAAAGCACACCTAATCCGGTTGTCATCAAGAAAGGTGGAGacaataaattacatatagaTGTTTCATGGGAAGGACTTGCAATAGGAGAGAAAG ACAAAGTCGTTACCAAACTTACGTGTTTCAGTACTGCTGTAACCGTCAAAGACTCTCCTCAG AATCATTTATATGGTGATGGTAAGGCCACCTACGAAGTAACCGTCAATGAGAAAGGAAAACTCGTACATTGTAGATCAggattacttattattattggttGGAAAGTCTGGTTTTCTTTCCAGACTTGA